A genome region from Colwellia sp. Arc7-D includes the following:
- a CDS encoding EF-hand domain-containing protein: MYMQSKTVLATALLFVIFSQTPAQAQEQSRGRPGPPPAFSSIDINGDGEVDFDEFSQQDLPSGDHQTIFDEIDSDSNSVISKTEFKNHRPPAKQKR; this comes from the coding sequence ATGTATATGCAATCAAAAACCGTATTAGCCACGGCGTTACTATTCGTTATATTTAGTCAAACTCCGGCACAAGCACAAGAACAAAGCCGAGGCCGACCAGGACCTCCACCCGCTTTTTCATCAATAGATATTAATGGCGATGGTGAAGTCGACTTTGACGAATTTTCTCAACAAGATTTGCCAAGTGGAGATCATCAAACCATTTTTGATGAAATAGACAGCGATAGTAACAGTGTTATTAGTAAAACAGAGTTTAAAAACCACCGCCCACCTGCTAAACAAAAGCGCTAA
- the yrfG gene encoding GMP/IMP nucleotidase: protein MLDWSKISTVLLDMDGTILDLHFDNHFWLHHLPQRYSELHAVSLVEAKASLMSHYEKVAGTIDWYCLDYWSEQTQLSITDLKREIQHLIQLRSDAHDFLVALKSSGRDIVLVTNAHPDSLSLKIERTSLDKYFDTLYSTHEFGVTKESQLLWQRLQEKHGFELESTLFVDDSLVILDSAKKYGIGHLLAVANPDSKQAANVFKEYPSITDYRVLLTEINNNTPNN, encoded by the coding sequence ATGCTTGATTGGTCAAAAATTTCAACTGTTTTACTGGATATGGATGGCACAATCCTCGATTTACATTTTGACAACCACTTTTGGCTACACCATTTACCACAACGCTACAGTGAATTACACGCTGTAAGCTTGGTTGAAGCTAAAGCGTCGTTAATGTCACACTACGAAAAAGTAGCAGGAACAATCGACTGGTATTGCCTAGATTACTGGTCCGAACAAACTCAATTATCAATAACCGACTTAAAGCGCGAAATTCAGCACTTAATTCAATTACGCTCTGATGCACATGACTTTCTAGTTGCATTGAAATCATCTGGCCGTGATATCGTGCTTGTTACTAACGCTCATCCTGATAGTTTATCGCTAAAAATAGAACGCACATCGTTAGATAAATACTTTGATACGCTTTACTCAACGCACGAGTTTGGTGTCACAAAAGAGTCACAATTACTCTGGCAGCGCCTACAAGAAAAACATGGTTTTGAACTAGAAAGCACACTATTTGTTGATGACAGCTTAGTGATACTCGATTCAGCAAAAAAATATGGTATTGGCCATTTATTAGCGGTAGCTAACCCTGATAGCAAACAAGCTGCAAACGTATTTAAAGAATACCCTTCAATTACTGACTATCGTGTTTTATTAACTGAAATAAATAACAACACACCAAACAATTAA
- a CDS encoding YihY/virulence factor BrkB family protein, which produces MSSKMSSNNEIMHPQEFSLANWWQITKRVMHKVEQDNMSLIAAGVAFYFLLAMFPLLAALVSMYGLFTDQQTLLQHMSLLVGVIPEQSREILEAQIESLLTTDNSALSVGFVFSFLLAIWSGGKGSVALITACNISYKEGKTRSFLKMIIVRTMLTLATILTMLLMLLMIVIIPFALSMLDETSQSLLSWVTWPILLILFNLSLASLYKYAPHRASAKWRWTTPGAVLATLFWLVGSYFFNLYITEYASYNETYGSMGGVVILLMWFYVTAFTILLGAAINAAAELQTEEDTTTGEEKPKGKRGAYVANNGPSDLKQ; this is translated from the coding sequence ATGAGTTCAAAGATGAGTTCAAATAATGAAATAATGCACCCACAAGAATTTTCACTAGCAAACTGGTGGCAGATAACTAAGCGCGTTATGCATAAAGTTGAACAAGATAACATGTCACTTATAGCTGCAGGTGTTGCGTTTTATTTCTTATTAGCGATGTTTCCATTATTAGCTGCATTGGTTTCTATGTATGGCCTTTTTACCGATCAACAAACTCTTCTTCAACATATGAGCCTTTTGGTTGGCGTAATACCTGAGCAAAGTAGAGAAATATTAGAAGCGCAGATTGAAAGTTTATTAACGACAGATAATAGTGCATTAAGTGTGGGGTTTGTTTTTAGTTTTTTATTAGCTATTTGGAGTGGCGGCAAAGGCTCTGTAGCATTAATTACAGCATGCAATATAAGTTATAAGGAAGGGAAAACACGTTCATTTTTAAAAATGATTATCGTGCGTACAATGCTAACGTTGGCAACAATATTAACCATGCTGTTGATGTTACTTATGATTGTTATTATTCCATTCGCGTTGAGTATGCTTGACGAAACAAGCCAATCTTTACTAAGTTGGGTGACATGGCCAATTTTGCTGATTCTATTTAACTTATCGCTAGCAAGCTTATACAAATATGCACCACATCGCGCATCTGCAAAATGGCGTTGGACCACACCTGGTGCTGTATTAGCGACCTTATTTTGGCTTGTAGGATCCTATTTTTTCAATTTGTACATTACCGAGTATGCCAGTTATAACGAAACGTATGGCTCAATGGGCGGCGTCGTTATTTTATTGATGTGGTTTTATGTCACCGCTTTTACTATTTTATTGGGTGCTGCGATAAATGCCGCGGCAGAACTGCAAACTGAAGAAGATACAACCACGGGAGAAGAAAAACCCAAAGGTAAAAGAGGAGCTTACGTTGCTAACAATGGTCCTAGTGATCTGAAGCAATAA
- the nudE gene encoding ADP compounds hydrolase NudE has product MTTKKVLPKITARKQVAKSHLFTIEQVDLTFSNGEKREYERMYGKGRGAVMIVPMLDKHTMLLVREYCGGTHTYELGFPKGLIDAGETAAQAANRELKEEVGYGAETLTSIHTVAMAPAFFDAKMTIFLAENLYAEKLLGDEPEALEIVPWPLANHHELLQQQDFNESRSIAALLLVKDHLGAIV; this is encoded by the coding sequence ATGACAACAAAAAAAGTATTACCAAAAATCACCGCGCGTAAGCAGGTTGCCAAAAGTCACTTATTTACTATTGAACAAGTTGACTTAACATTCAGTAATGGCGAAAAGCGAGAATATGAACGCATGTATGGTAAAGGTCGTGGGGCAGTGATGATTGTACCTATGCTTGATAAACATACTATGTTGCTCGTACGAGAGTACTGTGGCGGCACGCACACCTATGAGCTTGGTTTCCCAAAAGGCCTTATTGATGCCGGCGAAACTGCCGCACAAGCCGCTAATAGAGAATTAAAAGAAGAAGTTGGTTATGGTGCTGAAACGTTAACGTCAATTCACACTGTTGCCATGGCTCCAGCATTTTTTGATGCTAAAATGACGATATTTCTTGCTGAGAATCTTTATGCGGAAAAACTGCTTGGAGATGAACCCGAAGCGTTAGAGATAGTCCCTTGGCCACTTGCAAATCATCATGAATTATTGCAACAGCAAGACTTCAATGAGTCGCGCAGTATTGCCGCTTTATTATTAGTAAAGGATCACTTAGGAGCTATTGTATGA
- a CDS encoding YceI family protein: protein MRKTSSILISLLLTATVSLPALAAWKLDNANSELSFISVKKANIAENHNFAKLAGNINEQAQVNISVDLTSVNTNIAIRDDRMKKFVFESDKYSTANFTATLDKSLLNNLTIGADKKLSVSGVVDFHGEQQTVTIEVSVIKLSADKILVNTIKPFFIQADAFGIVAGINKLKELASLPSIDYVVPVSFSVTFIR, encoded by the coding sequence ATGCGTAAAACATCCTCAATATTAATTTCCCTACTGTTGACAGCAACAGTAAGTTTACCGGCATTAGCTGCATGGAAACTCGACAATGCAAATTCTGAGCTGAGCTTTATATCAGTTAAAAAAGCGAATATTGCCGAAAATCATAACTTTGCAAAGCTTGCTGGTAATATCAACGAGCAAGCACAAGTAAATATCAGTGTTGACCTTACCAGCGTTAATACTAATATTGCTATTCGTGATGATAGAATGAAAAAATTCGTTTTTGAAAGCGATAAATATAGCACAGCAAATTTTACTGCGACGCTTGATAAGTCATTGCTCAATAACCTAACCATTGGTGCAGATAAAAAGCTTAGCGTTAGCGGCGTAGTGGATTTTCATGGTGAGCAGCAAACTGTAACGATTGAAGTCAGTGTCATCAAGTTAAGTGCGGATAAAATATTGGTTAATACTATCAAGCCATTTTTTATTCAGGCAGATGCATTTGGTATTGTAGCTGGTATCAATAAGCTCAAAGAGTTAGCCTCTTTACCTAGCATCGATTACGTTGTGCCTGTTAGCTTTTCGGTTACCTTCATACGATAA
- a CDS encoding DUF3149 domain-containing protein — MNFVDMLLNDPVVIMSFIGLATVIGICSFYVYYFLKHISEDTP; from the coding sequence ATGAATTTTGTCGATATGCTATTAAACGATCCCGTGGTCATCATGTCATTTATTGGTTTAGCTACTGTAATAGGCATTTGTAGTTTTTACGTTTATTACTTTTTAAAACATATCAGTGAAGATACGCCTTAG
- a CDS encoding response regulator, with protein MPDSILIVEDEVKLANLLADYFALTEYSPHLIHHGDDVIDWVKKNQPKAILLDIMLPGKNGIDLCKEIRQFSNVPILMVTAKVEEIDRLLGLELGADDYICKPFSPREVVARVKAVLRRTQTLDNTSDMLILDEHRLTVAFHHHEVSLTSVEFQLLKPLAGKPERIFTRDQLMQNMYSDDRIVNNRTIDSHIKKLRKKLSDISNGKDWIQSVYGTGYRLVL; from the coding sequence ATGCCAGATTCGATATTAATCGTAGAAGATGAAGTTAAACTTGCTAATTTACTGGCAGATTATTTTGCACTTACTGAATATAGTCCGCACTTAATTCATCATGGTGATGACGTTATTGATTGGGTTAAAAAAAATCAACCGAAAGCTATATTGCTTGATATTATGCTCCCAGGTAAAAATGGTATAGATTTGTGCAAAGAAATCAGGCAGTTTTCAAATGTCCCTATTTTGATGGTGACCGCTAAGGTAGAAGAAATAGACCGTTTGCTCGGTTTAGAGTTAGGCGCTGATGACTATATTTGCAAACCCTTTAGCCCGCGTGAAGTCGTTGCAAGAGTGAAAGCGGTACTTAGACGAACACAAACACTTGATAATACTTCCGATATGCTGATACTCGATGAGCATCGGCTTACCGTGGCTTTTCATCATCACGAAGTATCGCTTACCTCTGTTGAGTTTCAACTGTTAAAACCTTTAGCAGGCAAACCCGAGCGTATTTTTACCCGAGATCAACTCATGCAAAATATGTATTCAGATGATCGTATCGTCAATAATCGCACCATTGATAGCCACATAAAAAAATTACGTAAAAAACTCAGTGACATTAGTAATGGCAAAGACTGGATACAATCAGTTTACGGTACAGGTTATCGTTTAGTGCTTTAG
- a CDS encoding ATP-binding cassette domain-containing protein produces MIIATDLSLARGAKYLIKSSSFTIHPNHKVGLVGANGCGKSSLFASLLGALPADMGNLSMPTSWKIATVKQETPALDRSALDYVMDGDIEFRQLEAKLDQARADDNGTLEATIINQIDTVNGYSLPARAGELLHGLGFVQEQLANPVKSFSGGWRMRLNLAQALISRADLLLLDEPTNHLDLDAVIWLQRWLKRFTGTLVLISHDRDFLDDVIGQILHIEHQTAKLYSGNYSAFERQRAEHLAQQDAQYQKQQKEVAHLTSFVDRFRAKASKAKQAQSRLKRLQKLPDLAPAHVDSQFTFSFEQPDTLPYPLLALTESQCGYSDEAIILENVGMTLVPGSRIGLLGRNGAGKSTLIKSLAGDLALLQGERYCAQDLRVGYFSQHQLEQLHLPSSAIEHITRAKPDITELQARSFLGRFGFSGDQALDKVGTMSGGEKARLVLALIVLEKPQLLLLDEPTNHLDLEMRQALVLALQDFDGAIILIAHDRYLLESCVDEFYIVANGQVTEFDGDIDDYQQWLNDDKKQTVKANKVITEPQVDKKQQRKEQAELRKKASPLRKQADKFEKLVQKYQNELTEVEAQLADSEIYQAENKTKLTQLLKRQATLTQDLETNEMQWLDLEEQIEEIMSQAL; encoded by the coding sequence ATGATCATAGCTACAGATTTAAGTTTAGCCCGAGGCGCAAAATACCTCATAAAATCATCAAGTTTTACTATACATCCAAATCATAAGGTTGGGCTTGTTGGGGCGAACGGCTGTGGAAAATCTTCTTTATTCGCGAGCTTATTAGGTGCACTTCCTGCTGATATGGGTAACCTTTCTATGCCAACAAGCTGGAAAATTGCTACCGTTAAGCAAGAAACGCCAGCGCTCGATAGATCGGCTTTAGATTATGTTATGGATGGAGATATTGAATTCCGACAATTAGAAGCCAAATTAGACCAAGCACGCGCTGACGATAACGGGACTCTTGAAGCGACTATTATCAACCAAATTGACACCGTTAATGGCTACAGTTTACCCGCACGAGCAGGCGAGTTATTACACGGTTTAGGTTTTGTACAAGAACAACTAGCAAACCCAGTAAAATCATTTTCTGGTGGTTGGAGAATGCGCTTAAACTTAGCCCAAGCTTTGATAAGTCGTGCTGATTTATTATTACTGGATGAGCCCACCAACCATTTAGATTTAGACGCAGTTATTTGGCTACAACGCTGGCTGAAAAGGTTCACCGGCACCCTAGTACTCATTTCGCATGACCGTGATTTTCTTGATGATGTTATTGGCCAAATTCTCCATATTGAACACCAAACTGCAAAACTTTATTCTGGTAACTACAGCGCATTTGAACGTCAACGTGCGGAGCATTTAGCCCAGCAAGACGCTCAGTATCAAAAGCAACAAAAAGAGGTAGCGCATTTAACCTCTTTTGTTGACCGCTTTCGCGCAAAAGCCAGTAAAGCAAAACAAGCACAAAGCCGATTAAAACGTTTACAAAAATTACCTGACTTAGCGCCAGCCCATGTTGATAGCCAATTTACATTCAGCTTTGAACAACCAGATACCCTGCCTTATCCATTATTGGCATTAACCGAAAGCCAATGTGGTTATAGCGATGAAGCTATTATTTTGGAAAATGTAGGTATGACTTTAGTGCCTGGCAGTCGCATTGGTTTACTGGGTCGCAATGGTGCAGGTAAATCAACCTTAATTAAATCACTTGCTGGTGATTTAGCATTACTTCAAGGTGAACGTTATTGCGCGCAAGATCTTCGTGTGGGCTATTTTTCTCAGCACCAGCTTGAACAGTTGCATTTACCTAGTAGTGCGATTGAACATATAACGCGAGCAAAGCCGGATATTACCGAGTTACAAGCGAGATCATTTTTAGGCCGTTTTGGCTTTAGTGGCGACCAAGCTTTAGATAAAGTTGGCACCATGTCAGGTGGCGAAAAAGCGCGTTTGGTCTTAGCCCTTATTGTCTTAGAAAAGCCACAATTGTTGCTATTAGATGAGCCGACAAACCACCTGGATTTAGAAATGCGCCAAGCATTGGTGTTAGCTCTGCAAGACTTTGACGGTGCAATTATTCTTATTGCTCATGACAGATACTTATTAGAGTCTTGTGTAGATGAGTTTTATATCGTTGCTAACGGCCAGGTAACAGAGTTTGACGGTGATATTGATGATTACCAACAATGGCTCAACGATGATAAAAAGCAAACAGTCAAAGCGAATAAAGTAATTACTGAGCCACAAGTAGATAAAAAACAGCAACGTAAAGAGCAAGCGGAGCTACGTAAAAAAGCATCACCTCTGCGTAAACAGGCTGATAAGTTTGAAAAGCTGGTACAAAAATACCAAAACGAATTAACTGAGGTTGAAGCACAATTGGCCGATAGTGAGATATACCAAGCTGAGAACAAAACAAAGCTAACACAATTATTGAAACGCCAAGCAACACTGACCCAAGATTTAGAAACAAATGAAATGCAGTGGCTTGACCTTGAAGAACAAATAGAAGAGATAATGTCACAAGCATTATAG
- a CDS encoding hydrolase, with the protein MFTKSSFSPAWWLKNAHLQTIAAKFFRRGHSIDTTNETLELPDGDFVDLAWTEQVNSACTRPIIAVLHGLEGSKNSHYAKGMLSAIKAQGWVGVLMHFRGCSGRPNRMPQSYHSGQTCDVDYFSQYLASKYPDAKKAIVGFSLGGNVLTKYLAQQKQNIYQAACVICAPLDLSSCSNRINRGFSRVYQKYLVDMLRASTVEKIQANLLHNINTTQLNNVRSIREFDQMVTAPINGFIDANDYYKQASGRDVLQQITTPCLIIHATDDPFLCHVNTTAITSLPKQMTFEVSAKGGHVGFISGNNPFKPRYWLEQRIPEFFTRYL; encoded by the coding sequence ATGTTTACCAAAAGCTCTTTCAGCCCAGCTTGGTGGCTAAAAAACGCCCATTTACAAACCATTGCCGCTAAGTTTTTTAGACGTGGCCACTCCATAGATACAACCAATGAAACGTTAGAGTTACCCGATGGTGATTTTGTAGATTTAGCCTGGACAGAACAGGTTAACTCAGCATGTACTCGTCCAATTATCGCCGTATTACATGGACTTGAAGGCTCAAAGAACAGCCACTACGCAAAAGGGATGTTAAGCGCGATTAAAGCACAAGGTTGGGTAGGTGTGTTAATGCACTTTAGAGGCTGTAGCGGTCGACCAAACCGTATGCCTCAGTCTTACCATAGCGGCCAAACTTGTGATGTTGACTACTTTAGCCAATACCTTGCCAGTAAATACCCTGATGCAAAAAAAGCGATTGTTGGCTTTTCATTAGGCGGGAATGTACTGACTAAATACTTAGCTCAGCAAAAACAAAATATCTATCAAGCTGCATGTGTCATTTGCGCCCCACTTGACCTATCAAGTTGTAGTAACCGAATTAACCGTGGTTTTTCTCGTGTTTATCAAAAGTACTTAGTGGATATGCTTAGAGCCAGTACAGTTGAAAAAATACAGGCTAACTTATTACATAATATAAACACAACTCAGCTAAATAATGTGCGTTCAATTCGAGAATTTGATCAAATGGTTACTGCGCCAATAAACGGTTTTATTGATGCGAATGACTATTATAAGCAAGCTAGCGGCAGGGATGTGTTGCAACAGATAACTACACCTTGTTTAATTATTCATGCAACCGACGACCCATTTTTATGTCATGTAAATACCACTGCGATTACTTCGTTGCCTAAACAAATGACATTTGAAGTCAGCGCTAAAGGTGGTCATGTAGGTTTCATCAGTGGTAATAATCCGTTCAAGCCAAGATATTGGTTAGAGCAACGTATACCTGAGTTTTTTACGAGATATTTATGA
- the cysQ gene encoding 3'(2'),5'-bisphosphate nucleotidase CysQ, giving the protein MNHEKLLSVALESAKKAGQEVARFYKQGNFTAEIKEDNSPVTSADIAANDILMDELKRLTPDIPIISEEVGALGLAQRSKWSRYWLLDPIDGTGEFIAGSGDFAVNVALVENGWPSIGVIHAPDHQLTYYAQNNLGAFKENDVGSHKIHVAHYDGQRRIKVAISRRQDINLMGQYLNDKYDFDHVALGSCSLKNCLIAEGGADCYLRVGPTGEWDTGASHCIIEQAGGSIIDSEFKPLTYNQRETLMQPDFISLGNKEIPWQDIIKPHRAKRL; this is encoded by the coding sequence ATGAATCATGAAAAGTTATTATCAGTGGCGCTTGAAAGTGCTAAAAAAGCGGGACAAGAAGTTGCACGCTTTTATAAACAAGGCAACTTTACTGCCGAGATAAAAGAAGATAACAGTCCTGTTACCAGTGCCGACATCGCGGCAAATGATATTTTAATGGATGAATTAAAAAGACTAACCCCTGACATTCCTATTATTTCTGAAGAAGTTGGAGCTTTAGGGCTAGCACAGCGCAGTAAATGGTCTCGTTATTGGCTGTTAGATCCTATCGATGGCACAGGGGAGTTTATTGCTGGCAGTGGTGATTTTGCGGTTAATGTTGCGTTAGTCGAGAACGGATGGCCAAGCATTGGTGTTATTCATGCTCCTGATCACCAATTAACTTACTATGCTCAAAATAATTTAGGCGCTTTTAAAGAAAATGATGTGGGTAGCCATAAAATACACGTGGCACACTATGATGGTCAACGTCGTATAAAAGTCGCTATCAGCCGTCGACAAGATATCAACTTAATGGGGCAGTATTTAAATGATAAATATGATTTTGATCATGTCGCTTTAGGAAGCTGCTCGTTAAAAAACTGTTTAATTGCCGAAGGTGGTGCTGACTGTTATTTACGTGTTGGACCTACCGGTGAGTGGGATACTGGCGCAAGTCACTGTATAATTGAACAAGCCGGTGGCAGCATAATCGATAGTGAATTTAAACCATTAACGTACAATCAGCGTGAAACGTTAATGCAGCCTGATTTTATCTCGTTAGGGAATAAAGAAATTCCTTGGCAAGATATTATTAAGCCGCATAGAGCAAAGCGTTTATAA
- a CDS encoding YheU family protein: MIIPLEQLSEETLSAIIENFVLREGTEYGSEDVSLSEKIAQVHQQLKQGTALLVYSELHETVNILPKDQFIEDSEESTEES; encoded by the coding sequence ATGATCATCCCACTAGAACAATTGTCAGAAGAAACATTAAGCGCCATTATCGAAAATTTTGTCCTCCGTGAAGGCACAGAATATGGCAGTGAAGATGTATCACTTAGTGAAAAAATAGCCCAAGTTCATCAGCAATTAAAGCAAGGTACAGCATTATTGGTGTACTCTGAACTTCATGAAACGGTTAATATTCTCCCGAAAGATCAATTTATTGAAGACAGCGAAGAAAGCACAGAAGAATCATAA
- a CDS encoding ATP-binding protein has translation MQWSIDKGMVEYVISKEVETLQPVLTQLADEYKVENNWRSITGEHRRFHQLISQQLADSDFDVEKNHRPAKGDRKPFNKPRFQPSSPEKRPPPRHNNFDDLPPRPPKGEAHYALLAADETVIVGMYLPTLEYKKVAIEVDGRVVGFFAISKRNQLTQGYEVEFIEQQQEYLWLIAFLVMSLVALVTFPIARHIVEPIKLITRGMHKLTQGDYQQSIQLNRKDELNELSRDYNELALTLAKNESARKRWLGNISHELRTPVAILRGELEAMLDNVRPLTHSNIASANDEVKHLQCLIDDLNQLTNTDIGGMGYRKQHEDLMQLIQHEAAKYRGYLSDAKIALVLELNTKEVNIYADKTRLYQLFENIINNCIKYSKASELSVSATVNKLEENSAGNNKGTVTIKFEDNGIGVDEQHLVHLFEYLYRVEDSRNRETGGFGLGLSICQHIVIAHQGEISAEKSVSGGLAVIITLPLA, from the coding sequence ATGCAGTGGAGCATTGATAAAGGCATGGTTGAATATGTTATTTCGAAAGAAGTAGAAACATTACAACCGGTTCTAACTCAACTAGCTGATGAATATAAAGTTGAAAATAATTGGCGCTCCATTACCGGAGAACATCGCAGGTTTCATCAATTAATTTCTCAACAACTTGCAGACAGTGACTTTGACGTCGAAAAAAATCACCGACCTGCTAAAGGCGACAGAAAGCCATTTAATAAACCTCGTTTTCAACCGAGCTCGCCTGAGAAAAGGCCTCCTCCTCGACATAATAATTTTGATGATTTACCTCCTCGACCACCCAAAGGTGAAGCGCATTATGCATTGCTAGCTGCTGATGAAACGGTCATTGTCGGCATGTACCTGCCAACTTTAGAGTATAAAAAAGTCGCTATCGAAGTTGATGGTCGCGTGGTAGGTTTTTTTGCTATTTCAAAACGTAATCAACTCACACAAGGTTATGAAGTTGAATTTATTGAGCAACAACAAGAATATTTATGGCTAATTGCCTTTTTGGTTATGAGCCTTGTTGCGCTGGTTACCTTTCCTATTGCTCGACATATTGTTGAACCGATTAAGCTCATTACTCGTGGTATGCATAAACTTACCCAAGGCGATTATCAACAATCAATTCAGTTAAACAGAAAAGATGAACTCAATGAATTAAGTCGAGATTACAATGAATTAGCATTAACACTCGCTAAAAATGAAAGTGCAAGAAAACGCTGGTTAGGCAATATATCGCATGAATTACGTACACCTGTCGCTATATTACGTGGCGAGTTAGAGGCCATGCTCGACAACGTTAGACCCTTAACCCATAGTAATATTGCTTCTGCTAATGACGAAGTAAAACATTTACAGTGTTTAATTGATGATTTAAATCAACTAACCAATACTGACATCGGCGGTATGGGTTATCGCAAACAACATGAAGATTTAATGCAATTAATTCAGCACGAGGCAGCTAAGTACCGTGGCTATTTATCAGATGCCAAAATTGCACTTGTGCTTGAATTAAATACTAAAGAAGTTAATATTTATGCTGACAAAACTAGGCTCTATCAATTATTTGAAAATATTATTAATAATTGTATTAAATACTCGAAAGCAAGTGAACTTAGCGTTTCGGCCACGGTTAATAAATTAGAAGAAAATTCAGCAGGAAATAACAAAGGCACTGTTACCATAAAGTTTGAAGATAATGGCATTGGTGTTGATGAACAGCATCTTGTACATTTATTTGAATATTTATATCGCGTAGAAGATTCGAGAAATCGAGAAACAGGTGGCTTTGGCTTAGGCTTATCTATTTGTCAGCATATTGTTATCGCTCACCAAGGAGAAATTAGTGCTGAAAAGTCTGTTTCAGGCGGTTTAGCGGTTATCATTACCTTACCTTTAGCTTAG
- a CDS encoding YheV family putative zinc ribbon protein has product MSEKVKKRFIAGATCPKCKEMDTMGLIKEHGVETVTCVSCGHQMSQPEEHVVQEVRPNEQVIGIFKQE; this is encoded by the coding sequence TTGAGTGAAAAAGTGAAAAAACGATTTATAGCCGGAGCAACCTGTCCAAAATGTAAAGAAATGGACACCATGGGACTAATTAAGGAGCATGGAGTTGAAACCGTAACCTGTGTAAGTTGTGGGCACCAAATGTCGCAACCCGAAGAGCATGTAGTGCAAGAAGTAAGACCGAATGAGCAAGTTATTGGTATTTTTAAACAAGAGTAA
- a CDS encoding tetratricopeptide repeat protein, which yields MKKLTLLAISFALFTQSSAFSADLDLGIYELNRGEFKAAIAEFEPLVAEEYAPAQYQMALIYLNGYGVIKNPTKALELLHQAASQNYSEALFDLSLLYSEGEVVKKDLNSAYALMEKAANKDLPRAQFNLGVMLYNGSGVQRDYLQASRWYQKAADQNYALAQFNLALMYFEGKGVAKSTRMSYIWNIIAAKNAYRMAEKSRDMDEHKLTVDEIKESREKADAIYRKIIQQRELKLRQKS from the coding sequence ATGAAAAAATTGACCTTACTAGCAATCAGTTTTGCCCTTTTTACACAAAGCTCTGCCTTTAGTGCTGATTTAGATTTAGGCATATACGAGCTAAACCGTGGTGAGTTTAAAGCCGCGATTGCAGAGTTTGAGCCATTAGTTGCTGAAGAATATGCTCCTGCGCAATATCAAATGGCGTTAATTTATTTAAACGGTTACGGGGTAATTAAAAACCCAACGAAGGCGTTGGAGCTTCTTCATCAGGCCGCTTCACAAAATTACTCAGAAGCCTTGTTCGATCTTTCGTTGCTTTATAGTGAAGGAGAGGTCGTTAAAAAGGATTTAAACTCTGCTTATGCATTAATGGAAAAAGCCGCAAATAAAGACTTACCCCGAGCGCAATTTAATTTAGGGGTGATGCTTTATAACGGAAGTGGTGTTCAACGCGATTACCTGCAAGCATCTCGTTGGTATCAAAAAGCGGCGGATCAAAACTATGCCTTAGCACAATTTAACCTTGCCTTGATGTACTTTGAAGGTAAAGGCGTCGCTAAGAGTACTAGAATGTCTTATATCTGGAATATTATTGCGGCTAAAAATGCTTATCGTATGGCTGAAAAAAGTCGCGATATGGACGAACATAAATTAACCGTTGATGAGATAAAAGAGAGTCGTGAAAAAGCCGATGCTATTTATCGTAAAATAATCCAACAACGAGAATTAAAATTAAGACAAAAATCTTAA